The genomic interval ATCCATTCATCTTTTCCTTGCCGCTTCTCTTCCGCGTCAGGACTACAAGAATCTCATCGCCATCACGGTCCTTTTCACCCTTTACCCGTACGTGCATGTTTGCCCCTTCTCCCCATGTGATGATAATTAACTTGGCGAGCCGACGACTcattgcatacatgcatgttgATCCCATATCACATCGTCTTACATGCATGGCCTCTCCGGGCTGGGCATACGTCCACGGGTACGAGTAGACCTTTGCATTGCATAAGCTTCGATAATTTTGCCACTTTGCTAGTATATACGTACATCCTTGGTTTGCAAACACTTACTCCTAGGTCAATCTGATTTGTAAGAAAAACGTAAGAATTTTAATcttataaaattatttctacGAAGGTTTTTTAAACAAATAAGGATATGATTAATCATATCCTATCATTCTAAATTCCTTTAGAATGAAcaatcctatagaaattttaaatgaacaatcatttaaaattatataaaactgCATATATTCGATTGGATGTAAATGCCGGGTAAAAATACTCCTCTCTAAGCAAAGTGTGGCATGACACGAGAGTATGCCATGAACTGGTAGGATAAATATATATGGCATGATTTGCAaaatgtaataataataataataataataataataataataataataattaaatgaCATGTCCTTAGTCTAGTGTACACAACTAATCTCGATGGAATATACAACGGCTAGCCGTGAGTTCCACCGGGATGCATTTCAAGTTGGCATGAAGACTGTGACATGTGGATATCTATAACTTAAAATTTGATACCCTCTCCTCTTAGatagtttttatatttatacaattATATTCTATTTTCTAAATAGAACTCAATGATCTTAAATATGAGACATAGGTGAAAAAGTTTGTCTTTGAATCAGATTACGCAGTCTTTTTCTAGCGAGAGGATTGTCGTATCTTTTCGTGTAAAGTATCCCGATGAAACATCCCGAGTCAAATTTAGATTTAGTGgtgagaaaaatatatagtacccgttattaataaaaaatggtattGGTGGTTAGTTATAATCGAGTAAgaactatttatttattaaggGATAAAACATCTTGATTCGTGGACCGAGAGTAAATATGAAGGTAGGAATCAATATATATtggaataatttttttagatgaacATAGTATACTTAGAAGTATAATTTAAATGTTAGAgataattatatttgaaaagaaaatcttaCAGATACTCCTTCGTCCCAcgataaattcatttttcacccatccCACCCGtaccaacaaaaaataaaaggacTAGAACCTATAAATCTCAATATAATTATTCCCTAATTTATCTACTCtcaatgtacttcctccgtctcataatactTGTCTTTCTAGGTCGTTTAGCATAAATTAAGATTTGAGAAGTAAAGAATATATTACCTCTTATTTGAATAGAAACAAGAGATTTGGTGGGGACAGAATGGGTGAaaatttgaattggaggatGTGACAGATAATACTAACAAGAGGCAAGTATTATGGGATAAAATTTGAACTCCAAAAAGATAACTATTTTGgagcggagggagtaattattttCTACTTTATAAACTCCTAtacaataattattttaaatatgaaTTTTCTTTAGAATAAATAGTACTAGccaaaaataaacttatgaTGAGGCAGAGAGAGTACTCTATATTGAAAAACGAGGGATGTACATCGTAGTCGAGAAAAGATAATGAACAGTGGATCAAAAGGGATGAGCCGATAGATGCTCAGATTTCCACGACAAAATGATCGAGAAGATTCTCCTAGTGGCTTCGCCGATTACAACCATGGTGTGACCTGTGACAATTGACAAATGATCTGACCATACACACTCACACAGCACGGACATCTCTCCCCAATCCCCGCAGGATAGCAACAGCGGCAGCGCGCACTCTCGCGCCTCGCGGTCACGGCCATCACAGCAGCCTCGCCAATCTCTGCATGCAGCGAAAGCTCCCGACTACGTGTTGAGTCAGTAGTCACAGCCAGCCAAGCCAAGTCCATCGCCCACGCCAAACCGCACTCTGATCAGTCCCACTTCCACCACGCACGCTATTTTTATCAGAAGGTACTAAAATGAGCATGGGAGCTCTCGATCGATTCTCATTCATCCCTGCGTGAACGCTAGCTCCAACAGTATCATTAGGCCGCAGCAATCTGCAGCATATCCTATGATGCGCGGCACAGTGCCGAAGGCATGGCAGGGCTCCAAAATCAAACGAACCACTTACACTGTCACAAAAAGCTTTGCTTGGGTGATGACAGCAAGGTGGTGGGCAATGGCGCCGTGCATGCATTGTCCTGGCCGGCTCGCTGCCCCGCCTGCCATCTTCAGGCGAGAGGAGCATGGCAGTGCATCAGTGTACTACCGCGATGGAATTGACCACTCACGTGCACGCACTCCCCAGTCGCCGCTCTGCCCGTACTACgtctccgcgcgcgccgcgcttgctgcttgctgctggAGCCAGGAACGCCTGAGCACCGCGCGGCAGGAGCAAAACCGTGCGTGTCCTATCCCCTTCCCAACCCGAACCACGACGACGAGCTGGGAGTGCCTGCGTGTGCATGTCGCCCATCGGCACAGCACGCTGGGGATACAGCAGCGACCAAAGGTACGTACGTCTCCACGGGTGATCTGTATTGCGACATTTTTTAGCAGGGGTAGGGACAGCACCATACGGGTGTACTAGTAGTATTGACCAGTGCTTCCAGTAGCGGCCAGGGATGACAGTATGACGCACTGGCCAATAGGCCATGTGTGTccgtgttttttttgttgcgagaTCGATACGATCTCAATCCAATTGGTTGGAGAGGCATATACTGGACTGGAGTAGGAGTAGTTGCTTTGTACACGAGAGGAGACAGATtacatactactagtagtagattTTATCAACCACCATTATGTAACAATATAATCTTAATCTAGCTAACAATACTACAGCAAATATTGGAGATTTGCCTCTACTTGGACTCGGACCCGGACACCAGCAAAGTCCAGGACACCAGCACAGTCCAGGAGTACGCCAAGACGTACAGGGGATGATGCTACGGAGTACCGGTACAACGGGGACATGCACGCACGCTTCTAGATGCTAAGGAGATCCTGCTGTGGCGGGGACTCGCGTGATCCGTCCTGCTGCTGCATCTCCGCGCTCCGGTCTTGCTCTTTCCCCGACCCGTGCGACGGCGCGTccatggccgtcgccgccgccgccgccgccgtaccggGCAGGTCGGTCAAGATCTGCACGACCTCCCGCATCGTCGGCCGCTCGACGCTCTGCTCGGCGACGCACAGCATGGCGACGTAGAAGACGTGCGTCAGCTCGTGGAGGGGCACCGTCGAGAGCCGTGGGTCAGCGATCTTCGTGACGCCCTCCTTGCTCGACCCGGTCACCATCCGCACCCAGTGCACGATGTCCACGCCGTCGCCGAACTCCCCCACCGGCTTCCGCCCAGCGATGAGCTCCAGTAGCACGAccccgaagctgtacacgtcgctcttCTCGTCCACCTTGAGCGTGTAGGCGTACTCTGCGGATGCACAGGGCAAACACACAGCTCAGACCACATAAGATCGCAGGCCATCAATTCCCAATGATGATTCATTAAAACGACAAAGTGACGAGAGGCACAACATCCAGCATATGTACAACTCGATAGTGTGGGGGCACAGTAAAAAACAAATCAGAGCATACCAAAACCAAccattttcttccaaatttcaATGTGATAGTgagtttgaaaaatatgaagGCCCCATTGTAACATTTGCCATGAGCAGGACAGGACTAGTACTAGCAATTTTTGGGCCTTTTCTGCACTTTGTGATGCATGATTTTTTCAACACTGGAAATGATGGTggatagtagtactagtagcaaCCGGGTACAGTCAACAGAATGAGCTGAAAATTTGTAGGgggcagagggggtacactcaTACATACCGGGAGCAATGTAGCCGTAGGAGCCGGCGATCGCGGACATGCACTCGGAGCCACCGGCATTGCCGCGGAGGAACttggcgaggccgaagtcggcgaCGTGCGCCTCGAACtcggcgtcgaggaggatgttgttGGACTTGACGTCGCGGTGCAGGATCGGCGGCGAGCAGTCGTGGTGCAGGTAGCAGAGGCCCTTGGCGGCCTCCACGGCGATCTTGTACCGCGTCGCCCACTGCAGGTGGCCGCCCTTCTTGCCGTGGAGCACCTCGCCGAGGCTGCCGTTCGGCATGTACTCGTACACCAGCAGGTTCGTCTCCCGGTTGGCGGCGAACCCGAGCAGGCGCACGATGTGTCGGTGCCGGATGCGCCCCAGCGTCTGTATCTCCGCCGAGAAGCCGTAGTCGTCGTGCGCCGCGCCGGAGCGCCCCATGGCCGGGAGCCGCTTCacggccaccaccgcgccgccgggcATCGCGCCCTTGTACACGATCCCTGACCCGCCCTTGCCGATCACGTTCTCCTCCTTGAGGCAGTCCAGCACGTCGTCCACGGCGAAGTCGAGGCGCTGGAACGCCGTGAGCCGCCACGCGCGCGCCTCGGCGGACCGCTTCAGCGACCGCGCCTTCagcaccgccgcgccggcgaacACGATGGACAGCGCGAGGAGGCCGAGCACGAGGAGCAGCTTCGACGCCGACGAGAGGGAGCCGAAGGTCGACGTCGTGGCGACGCCGTGGGAGCGGCACGGGGAGAGGAAGGCGCCGCAGAGGCCTGGGTTACCGGCGAACGACGTGGCGTTGAAGTAGGCGAACTGGCCGGTCGCCGGGACCTCGCCGGAGAGATTGTTGTCGGAGAAGTCGACGGCTGTTAGGCTCTGCATTCCGGCGATAGCAGGTGGAATCTCCCCGTCGAGCGCGTTGTGGGACAGATTGAGATAGTTGAGGATTCGTAGCCCGGCGAGCGCCGGCGGGATTCTGCCGGAGAGCCTGTTGCCAGAGAGGTCGAGGAAGGTGAGCAGCCGGCatccggcgatcgccggaggTATCTCCCCGGAGATCAGGTTCCCAGATAAGTCCGCCTTTGAAAGCTGTTGCAGCTTCCCAATCTCACGAGGGAGTTCGCCGGACAACCGGTTCCCGGCGACCAGCAACTTCTGCAGCCCGACGAGGCCACCGATCCCCACCGGCACCGGACCGGACAACCGATTGTTATACAAGCTCAGCTCTCCTATTGATGGTGACACCACG from Oryza glaberrima chromosome 3, OglaRS2, whole genome shotgun sequence carries:
- the LOC127766765 gene encoding leucine-rich repeat receptor-like serine/threonine-protein kinase BAM1, with product MAAAATSTLLLLLLLLLLATATHGAAADTVSSPASPEAAALLNLSAALGDPSGYLSTHWTHDTAFCSWPRLSCDADGSRVLSLDLSGLNLSGPIPAAALSSLSHLQSLNLSNNILNSTFPEGLIASLKNLRVLDFYNNNLTGALPAALPNLTNLVHLHLGGNFFSGSIPRSYGQWSRIKYLALSGNELTGEIPPELGNLTTLRELYLGYFNSFTGGIPPELGRLKELVRLDMANCGISGVVPPEVANLTSLDTLFLQINALSGRLPPEIGAMGALKSLDLSNNLFVGEIPASFASLKNLTLLNLFRNRLAGEIPEFVGDLPNLEVLQLWENNFTGGVPAQLGVAATRLRIVDVSTNRLTGVLPTELCAGKRLETFIALGNSLFGSIPDGLAGCPSLTRLRLGENYLNGTIPAKMFTLQNLTQIELHDNLLSGELRLDAGVVSPSIGELSLYNNRLSGPVPVGIGGLVGLQKLLVAGNRLSGELPREIGKLQQLSKADLSGNLISGEIPPAIAGCRLLTFLDLSGNRLSGRIPPALAGLRILNYLNLSHNALDGEIPPAIAGMQSLTAVDFSDNNLSGEVPATGQFAYFNATSFAGNPGLCGAFLSPCRSHGVATTSTFGSLSSASKLLLVLGLLALSIVFAGAAVLKARSLKRSAEARAWRLTAFQRLDFAVDDVLDCLKEENVIGKGGSGIVYKGAMPGGAVVAVKRLPAMGRSGAAHDDYGFSAEIQTLGRIRHRHIVRLLGFAANRETNLLVYEYMPNGSLGEVLHGKKGGHLQWATRYKIAVEAAKGLCYLHHDCSPPILHRDVKSNNILLDAEFEAHVADFGLAKFLRGNAGGSECMSAIAGSYGYIAPEYAYTLKVDEKSDVYSFGVVLLELIAGRKPVGEFGDGVDIVHWVRMVTGSSKEGVTKIADPRLSTVPLHELTHVFYVAMLCVAEQSVERPTMREVVQILTDLPGTAAAAAATAMDAPSHGSGKEQDRSAEMQQQDGSRESPPQQDLLSI